One Silene latifolia isolate original U9 population unplaced genomic scaffold, ASM4854445v1 scaffold_238, whole genome shotgun sequence genomic window carries:
- the LOC141638945 gene encoding LOW QUALITY PROTEIN: beta-1,4-xylosyltransferase IRX14-like (The sequence of the model RefSeq protein was modified relative to this genomic sequence to represent the inferred CDS: deleted 2 bases in 1 codon) produces the protein MKQLSLLHQTATRRSNSLRTTIDGGSDITSAVKSPATLFWIILHALCCLISLVLGFRFSRLVFFLVFSTSSQHFMSPSIIRPPIMSNRTGVASSRVVVGRHGILIRPWPHPNPVEVMRAHRILERVQKEQRAQFGVKEPKTLIVVTPTYVRTFQALHLTGLMHSLMNLPYDVVWVVVEAGGITNETAALIAKAKVRTVHLGFGRRMPVTWADRYRVEDLMRIHALRFVMEQKLDGIVMFADDSNMHSLEFFDEVQKVNWVGALTVGILVHSGDPDSPLKVREVEKEGSALPVQGPACNSTDSLVGWYTFDATPYAERSAVFIGDMGTVLPRKTEWAGFVLNSRLLWRDDVDKPEWMNDLDGLADESVVSPLSLLKDHSVVEPLGSCGRKVMLWWLRVEARADSKFPPGWVIDPPLEITLPAKHTPWPEIPPELPATEKVTAVEQHFVEETVKRPPKARSRKKSSRGKKRRETRVSDTQFSSRQVGDE, from the exons ATGAAGCAGCTCTCGCTGCTCCATCAGACCGCTACACGCCGGAGCAACTCCCTTAGAACCACCATTGACGGCGGCTCTGACATCACTTCCGCCGTCAAGTCACCCGCTACATTATTCTGGATAATACTCCACGCCTTATGCTGCTTAATCAGCCTTGTCCTCGGTTTCCGATTCTCTCGCCTCGTCTTCTTCCTCGTCTTTTCAACGTCCTCCCAACATTTTATGTCACCGTCTATCATCCGTCCCCCGATTATGTCTAATCGGACCGGTGTCGCGTCAAGCAGGGTGGTGGTGGGCCGACATGGGATCTTGATCCGGCCTTGGCCGCACCCGAACCCGGTTGAGGTGATGCGGGCGCATAGGATACTTGAGAGAGTGCAGAAGGAGCAGAGGGCGCAATTCGGTGTTAAGGAGCCTAAGACTCTTATTGTTGTTACTCCTACTTATGTTCGTACTTTTCAGGCGCTTCATCTTACTGGTCTTATGCATTCGCTTATGAATCTGCCTTACGACGTCGTTTGGGTCGTTGTTGAGGCGGGTGGAATTACTAATGAGACTGCTGCCTTGATTGCCAAGGCTAAAGTTAGGACTGTTCATTTAGGGTTTGGTCGACGGATGCCTGTTACTTGGGCTGATCGATATCGGGTTGAGGACCTTATGCGGATTCACGCACTCAG ATTTGTGATGGAGCAGAAGTTGGATGGGATAGTGATGTTCGCTGATGATAGTAACATGCATAGTCTGGAGTTTTTTGATGAGGTACAGAAAGTGAATTGGGTCGGGGCACTTACGGTTGGGATTCTAGTGCATTCTGGTGATCCTGACTCGCCTTTGAAAGTAAGGGAGGTGGAAAAGGAGGGGAGTGCTCTACCTGTTCAGGGACCAGCATGTAACTCGACCGACAGTTTGGTAGGTTGGTACACTTTTGATGCAACTCCTTATGCAGAGAGGAGTGCTGTTTTTATAGGAGACATGGGGACTGTATTGCCTAGAAAGACAGAGTGGGCTGGATTTGTGTTGAATTCAAGATTGTTGTGGAGGGATGATGTCGATAAGCCGGAATGGATGAATGATCTCGATGGTTTGGCTGATGAGAGTGTGGTGAGCCCACTGTCATTGCTGAAGGACCATTCTGTGGTGGAACCCCTTGGAAGTTGTGGCCGCAAGGTTATGCTTTGGTGGCTACGTGTTGAAGCGCGGGCAGACAGCAAATTCCCCCCTGG ATGGGTTATTGACCCTCCTCTGGAGATAACATTA CCTGCCAAACACACACCATGGCCAGAGATTCCTCCCGAACTCCCAGCAACCGAGAAAGTAACAGCTGTTGAACAGCATTTTGTTGAAGAAACTGTCAAACGGCCTCCAAAAGCTCGGTCAAGGAAGAAAAGCTCACGGGGGAAGAAAAGGCGTGAAACAAGAGTCTCAGACACCCAGTTTTCTTCAAGACAAGTAGGAGACGAGTAA